In Eubalaena glacialis isolate mEubGla1 chromosome 4, mEubGla1.1.hap2.+ XY, whole genome shotgun sequence, the genomic window CCCGGGACCAGGAGGCCACGCCGTGCGCCAGGCCGTTGCAGATGAGGGGGGTGCCCCCGTCCCCCTGCAGGGCGGCAGGAGAGTCAGGGCTTCCCAGGCCCAGCCCCCCTACTCTGCTCCCACCCAGAACCACTGCTCATGCCACCCGCAAATGCTGTCCCCGCCCCTGGCCCTTGGCACGTGCTGTCCCCCTGCCTGCACGCTTTTCCCTCTACTTTGCTGGGTTAACTCCTACCTGCAACTCAGGTCTCAGATGCCCCCAGGAACTCCGTGCTGCCCCGGGCTGGGCCTGTCCCGTGCACGCCCTTGTCTTGACACCTGACTCCCCCACCCACAAGGTCTGGGAGCCCCTGGCTCCAAAAGGGCAGACCCTACCCTGTCCTGTTCCCTGTCGTgtctcctgcccccagcccagagcTTGGCACTTGTCCTTGCTTTTCCCACCACCTGGAGCCCACCCCAGGTCACGCCCAGCCCGTACCTGGCAGATGCCGCCCCGGCGGGTAAGGACGCCGGTGCACACATTGTTGGGGCGACACTGGTCCGACGGGGTCACAGTGACGTTCACGACCCTTGGGACTCGGGAGAGACGCCCTTTATGCTGTCGGGTGCCCCAGCCTGCGACCTGGCAGTTGGTGCCAGCTTCCACCGTGGCATTCTGTGGGGGCAGTGGTACCACTGCCACAGCGCTGCTGGTGAGGTTGGCCTGACGGTCCAGCTGGGGAGGGAAACTGAGTCAGGAGAGGGCGGAGCTGGGGACCAGAGCCTCACGGGGCCCAGCTGGGAGCCAGAGCGGCAGCGACGTGAGTTTTGGTCTGTAAAGTGGTTTGGGTCCTGGCCAGTTTAGACAGTAACTGGCCGTGGGGTCCTGGCCAAGtgactttacctctctgggcctctggttCCTCCAGAGAAGGAATCAATCGTTCTTATCGCAAAGGTGGTTGAGAGACCCTGAAAGTGAAGAGCTTGCCCAGGAAATGCAGATAAAACAAGGCACCATCCCCCATCACAACtgacagaaaattttttaaaatcatgttatgCAGTGTCAGTAATGATGTAGAGAAATGGGCAGTTTTAAATTCTGCTGGTGGGAGGCAAAGTTGGCCCAGCTCCTGTGTCCAGGATCCGGAGGATAGGTAAATGGATTGTGCACCTGGCTGTACGATTTAACCACAGGCTCCGTACACGTGGCTCGTCCCTCCTTAGCCCACCAGGCCGTCATcagcccccccacccctctccccacctgcagCAGCAGCACATCGTTCAGGTTCTCTTGGGGGTCATAGCCATTCTCACTGATGCTCCTGATGGAGAACCTCTGCCGGGACCTCTCCCGCCGCCTCAGGTCGTAGGCCCCCAGCACCACAGTGGCAATCCCGGTGTTGCTAAGAGCAGgtgggggcagacaccaggcTGGGGCAGTCCTGGGGGCTTGTGGGGAAGTCCCCAACCTTCCACACCCACCCCAGGGCCCGGGCATTGATGGGGAGCAGGCTTGCAAATAAGGCAGGGAATTACTAGCCCACTGAACCACAGCCCAGGAGCCAAAGGAAGGACAGCGGTGATGGTCaagcctccttccttccttctgcagcCGTATCTCCCCTCTGTTTCCAGATCGAGACCCTCCTGGGCCCCCTTCCTATCCTGGGtcccccatttccctctccaaGCCCCTCAACCCTTCCTAAGACCCCTCCCCCTTGCCAAACCCCTCCCCTTCTCACCTACCAGGCACCGCCCCCCCAGGAATCGCCagagctctctccctctctgagcccccctccccaccctgtggCTCCCTCCTCACCGGCTTTGGAAGCAGCTGGCGGCTGTCAGGATGAAGCTGGGATGGATCAGGGCGCCCCCGCAGAAGTGCTGCCCTTGGGTCTGAATGGAGGCCAGGAATGGGAACTCCTGCAGCCGGGCCTTCCTGCCACCCACGATGTCCGCCAGGGGTGCCGAGCCTGGGGAGAGGGTGCATTGCAGCTCCCCCAGTTTCAGCCCCATCCCTGGGGAGACCCCGGCCTCCCGCCCCCCTGTTCCCCAAAAGGACAGGGGCCCACCCTCCCAGGGCTAGTCAGGGCCAGCCTGGCTGTGCGGCCTGGGCTAGGTCGCTTTCCCTCCCTGAGCCTTGAGTCCAGGGAAGCAGGGGCTGGCGCCCGCTGGTCCCTCCCACCAGGGCCTGTCCCCTGCAGCTGGACCCCTGCATAGATGGGGACGTCTGGCCTGGGGCAGGCACTCACCGGCCCTGGAGGTCGCCAGTAGGCCGGCCAGCAGGCCCAGGAGTCTGAGTGCCGTCATGACGGGGCCGCTGGGGGTGGCTGGGATGGTGGCGCCCTTATACCTGGGGCCTTGGCCATCGGCACATCCCCGACCCAGGGCCCGGCCCCTCCCGTCAGGAACAGGGGAAGTTGCCCAAGGCCTCCAGAGCCAACCACTCCTGGGGCCTGCCTGGGCCCTCCAACTGCCCATCCTGTGCCCCGTCCTCCCCTCTGTACAGTAGGCGACCCCTCAGATGTGGGTGAGGCTGACACCCAGCCGTGCCACTCACAATGGGGCCTCCACTCGGCTTTCCAGCCTGAGTGCTGGGGGTTCCACCACTGCCCACCTGGCCTGGGATTGAGTCCTGCTGgcttttgcatgtgtgtgtgtgttttactgctttttattttttttaaacagctttattgagatataattcgaGTACCACACAGTTCATCTGTTTAAAGCGTGCTATTCCATTGTTTTTAGTATCTTCACAGAGTTACGCAGCCATCAccccaattttagaacattccatCACCTCAAAAGAAGCCCCGTCCCCATCAGCAGTCACTCCCccgcccatcccccagcccctgacaatcaTGAACCCACTCTCcatctgtggatttgcctgttctggacatttcccatcaatggaatcacacactgtgtgtctTCTGTGTCCAGCTTTTCACTTACAGGGTTTTTATCTGTGGGCACCTGGCCGGGTCACTCGCCCACCCTCAGTCTGTGCATCTCTAAAGTGGGCAGGTGCGGCCATGGAGTCCCCAGAGCCAGGTGGTCCTGGATAGGTTGTCTCCCCTTCCCTGTCCTCGAAGCAGGGTCTTCAGAGGTTTCAGGCACTCAGAACCTGGGCAAGAGATGAGGCCAAGGGGAGGGAAAGACAGGGTtgagtatccagaatatataaagaactctcacaactcaacaacaaaaagacaaacaatccacttaaaaatggacaaaggatttgaatagacatttctcccaagatacacaaatggccaacatgccatgaaaagatgctcaaaattattagtcatcagggaaatgcacaaatcaaaaccacagtgagacaccacttcacacccactaggatggctggaatgaaaagggcagaaaaaataCAGCGTTGGCGAGGAGGTGGGAAATTGGAACCTCAGACAGGTTGGCAGGGATGTAGAATAGTGCCGCGGCTGGGGAAGgtctggcagctcctcaaaacGTTAATCACCGAATTATCATATTACTCAGCAGTTCCACGCCTAGGTGCGTGCCCAAGAGAACCAAAGACAGGGCCTCAGAAACCTGCACACGTGTGTTCACAGTGGTCAAATGGTGGACACAACACAAATGCCCTTCAACAGACAGACGTGTCCCTCCACACATGGGAGCATCACTCAGCCGTGAAAAGGGGTGAAGCACTGACACTTGCTACCACGTGCATGGACcttgagaacacgatgctcagtgagagaagccagacacagaaggacacacagtgtgtgattccactgatgggaaacgtccagaacaggcagatccacagagacagtgagtgggttcctggttgtcaggggctggggggttaGGGGGTTAGGGGAATAATAGCTGAAGGAaatggggtttctttgggggagatggaatgttctagaattagctggctgcacaactctgtgaatgttCCTTCCAAAAAACAGCGGATGTGATACTTTAAGATGGCTGATCTTACgtcatgtgaatttcacctcaattttttatttttatttttacttatttttgacacctcaatttaaaaaaaataggatttaTTTCCAAGATGACACCAAGAGGTTTGGGCTGGTGGTGGACCCCACGTCTCAGGACACTAGGACACCAGTTCCTGTCTGGGGCCTTGGGGGGCTCTTCCAGGGCAGGACTGGGGAGGGTGGCGGGAGCAGGGGTCAGGGTGGACTTGCGGTCCTCCACCCAGCCCGAATGGTGGGGTCCTGGGGCTCAGGCCTGGTCCCTGCCGAGTCTCACGGTCCCACCACCCAGCCGTGTCCCCCGCATGGCCTCTGCCTCAGATCAGTGTCCCCCCAAGTTTGCCTCCCGTCTCCACTTTCCCTGGATCCCACCTGCGCATCCTCCCTCCTGAGGCCCCAACTTGCCGCCCACCCTGTCCTTGCCCGTGAACCAGGCTGCTGTCTTGCACAGAGCACAGCTGGAGAGATGggtgactccagagcccacaggTCCATCCCTTCCTACTTGGGTGACCTCAAGGGCCCCTCTCTGGCCCTGTTTCCCTGTCTGGGTACCAGGACGTGAACAgttccccccccgccccagtaGAGCTGTGGTGAGCATCGAGTGGGTTAATATGTGCAAGAGTCTTTGAGCAGCACCTGGCGTGCTCAATCCCTCTTGCCTGCTCTAAACTCTGCCATGGCTCCCTAGTGCCCCAGAAGCAAGTCCAGGCCCCACTGCTGGGCCATGTGCCATCACAGCCGGGCCTGGCTCCTCCACCACTGGGGATCGACAGGAAGAagacccccacccctgctcctgaTATTCCCCCAGACCCTCTCCTGGTGCCCTGAGCTGTCAGGAGGGTCCCCCAGGACACCCCTTCCTGCTCCTGCCCCCCAGGAGGCCCCCAAGAGCGATtgccccattttcccctcctcccacctcctgagGGCTGTTTGTGGTCACCTTTCAACACCAGGATTCCCAACGGCTGCCCAGCCCAGGCTCCACCCCTGGCTGgcagggaaaccgaggcccagtgGGCATCAGGCCTGGGGAGGCGGGACAGACAGCTCCGGTGTGCCCCATGTGCAAAGCGGCCTTGTTATGCCCATTTCCAGGTGAGCAAATGGAGGCCCCGGTGGGATTCAAACCCTCTGGGCCCCACCCTTAACCGCACATACAGTCATCTTTGAAGACACATGCAGCTGAGTCTCTTAAAACAAGAAGGGCCACGGCCAGGACCAGGTTGGAGTGTGAACGGCTGCGTGCGAATAAAGCCCAGTGGCTGCACAAACCGGGTTATCCATTCGTGCAGCCCTCACCCCCGACCTTAACTGGACGCTTAACTGCGGGATTGATTTTTGGGGTCTGTCCCAGTTGTCAGCGGCTCCTCCGTGACCGTACAGGGCCAGGTATACAGGAGGTGCTCAGGAGACGGTGAAAAAAATGAA contains:
- the AZU1 gene encoding azurocidin, whose translation is MTALRLLGLLAGLLATSRAGSAPLADIVGGRKARLQEFPFLASIQTQGQHFCGGALIHPSFILTAASCFQSRNTGIATVVLGAYDLRRRERSRQRFSIRSISENGYDPQENLNDVLLLQLDRQANLTSSAVAVVPLPPQNATVEAGTNCQVAGWGTRQHKGRLSRVPRVVNVTVTPSDQCRPNNVCTGVLTRRGGICQGDGGTPLICNGLAHGVASWSRGPCGRGPDFFARVALFRDWIDSVINQPVATKDTARGTGEAEGLPQSPGDSGRRGGGWILDQRLADCEIQAACEGANFVQDVAPGKLGQHIREFCGLL